Proteins co-encoded in one Thermomicrobiales bacterium genomic window:
- a CDS encoding methyltransferase domain-containing protein produces MADDNEQSIDHKDRVRHQFGRTAQDYVTSERHRSGRDLDRLVELADPTPGDDALDIATGGGHTALALAPHVHHVVASDLTPEMLRAAEGFIHGEKGIENVSFEIAEAEHLPFDDASFDIVSCRIAPHHFDDVRAFCLEVARVLRPGGRFVLIDSLAPEDDELDAFINEVEWRRDTTHVRAYKLSEWRSFIEEAGLVIDAIEPFQRRYEYESWTGRSRMTEAAKDELEQLILTAPDRILEAFAIDIDEGAIQSLDDNKLLLRARKSAS; encoded by the coding sequence ATGGCTGATGACAACGAACAGTCGATCGACCACAAAGACCGTGTCCGGCATCAATTCGGGAGAACCGCCCAGGACTACGTCACCTCCGAACGGCACCGCTCCGGCCGCGATCTCGATCGGCTGGTCGAGCTCGCCGACCCGACACCGGGTGACGACGCCCTCGATATCGCCACCGGCGGCGGGCACACTGCGCTGGCGCTCGCGCCACACGTCCATCACGTCGTCGCGAGCGACTTGACGCCGGAGATGCTCCGTGCCGCCGAGGGATTCATCCACGGAGAGAAGGGGATCGAGAACGTCTCGTTCGAGATCGCGGAGGCCGAGCACTTGCCGTTCGACGACGCCAGCTTCGATATCGTCAGCTGCCGGATTGCCCCACACCACTTCGATGACGTCCGCGCTTTTTGCCTCGAAGTCGCCCGGGTGTTACGGCCAGGCGGGCGTTTTGTGTTGATCGACTCGCTCGCCCCAGAGGATGACGAGCTTGATGCGTTCATCAACGAGGTCGAGTGGCGACGTGACACGACGCATGTCCGCGCCTACAAGCTCTCGGAGTGGCGCTCGTTCATCGAGGAGGCCGGCCTCGTCATCGACGCGATCGAGCCGTTCCAGCGTCGCTACGAGTACGAATCGTGGACAGGAAGATCGAGGATGACCGAAGCCGCAAAGGATGAGCTCGAGCAGCTCATTCTAACCGCGCCGGACCGGATCCTCGAAGCATTTGCCATTGACATCGACGAGGGCGCGATTCAGTCGCTAGACGACAACAAGCTGCTGCTCCGCGCTCGCAAGTCCGCAAGCTAG
- a CDS encoding PRC-barrel domain-containing protein — translation MDHQIALGSLVVGADDRPVGKVTRLVVSPDNREVLEIIVRAGHLLHTDRIVEVFNIARIEAGVVQLAIPADEVSRLPRLIYHQYVTPASNETADNAYPIAGSIAGGLTAPGVWGSGYSGKGFHGVDRPFFESATIDGGAVERRSNLPDDSVALGRGVEVVDRDGRAVGALSEIIYGNRDEITAIVAASGIFHRDRVQIPAAAIASIIDDRITLTTVAGDFDLPPA, via the coding sequence ATGGATCATCAGATCGCGCTTGGGAGCCTGGTCGTCGGAGCTGATGACAGACCGGTCGGCAAGGTGACCCGCCTCGTCGTATCGCCAGATAATCGAGAGGTTCTTGAGATCATCGTCCGCGCCGGCCATCTTCTACATACTGACCGCATCGTTGAGGTATTCAACATCGCGCGCATCGAAGCTGGCGTCGTTCAGTTGGCGATTCCCGCCGACGAGGTATCACGGTTGCCTCGGTTGATCTACCACCAGTATGTCACTCCCGCGTCGAATGAGACGGCCGACAATGCGTACCCTATCGCCGGCAGCATCGCGGGTGGGCTAACGGCGCCCGGAGTCTGGGGATCGGGTTACTCTGGTAAGGGATTCCACGGCGTCGACCGCCCGTTCTTCGAATCGGCGACAATCGATGGCGGAGCGGTCGAACGCCGGTCGAATCTTCCGGACGACAGCGTCGCGCTCGGCCGCGGTGTCGAGGTTGTCGATCGGGACGGCCGGGCAGTTGGGGCACTAAGCGAGATTATCTACGGTAACCGCGATGAAATCACCGCCATCGTCGCCGCCTCCGGCATCTTCCATCGCGACCGGGTCCAGATCCCGGCGGCGGCAATCGCGTCGATTATCGACGACAGGATCACGCTCACGACCGTCGCGGGAGACTTCGACCTCCCGCCGGCCTGA
- a CDS encoding carotenoid 1,2-hydratase — MRRRFVVAFALLAPLIAGCGAGASSQTSGASTGEPTATRAAAAFVAPSPAIEPIRFPGDEAPHDMLTEWWYYTGHLFTADGARYGFEYVIFQAERGAFPPYYAAHFAVTDNAGQRFVYDQRAGPDARRDTEAGFSLDLDGWTMAGALGHDRLVADMAGFAIDLDLTAAKPPALHDGDGYVSFGPAGGSYYYSRTRLDVSGTLVVDGDPRSVTGEAWMDHQWGNFIQVGGGGWDWFSVQLDTGWDMTISLVRGLDGSLSAEYGTIVDPAGVAHHLAAEDIDVRVVETWTSPRSGAVYPAGWQIDLPTHDWSILLTPSLADQELQTQATTGVTYWEGEVVVKGVVAGKPALGLGYVELTGYAPNTVTATPAVIP; from the coding sequence TTGAGACGCCGGTTTGTCGTCGCCTTTGCGCTGCTGGCGCCCCTCATCGCGGGTTGCGGCGCAGGTGCATCTTCCCAGACCAGCGGCGCGTCAACCGGTGAGCCTACCGCCACTCGCGCCGCAGCGGCATTCGTCGCGCCATCCCCAGCCATCGAGCCAATTCGCTTTCCGGGAGATGAAGCGCCTCACGATATGCTGACCGAGTGGTGGTATTACACCGGCCACCTCTTCACTGCCGATGGCGCTCGCTACGGGTTCGAATATGTCATCTTCCAGGCAGAGCGTGGCGCGTTCCCACCCTACTACGCCGCGCACTTCGCGGTTACTGACAACGCCGGCCAGCGCTTCGTCTACGATCAGCGAGCGGGGCCGGATGCGCGACGCGACACCGAGGCTGGGTTCAGCCTCGACCTCGATGGCTGGACGATGGCCGGCGCGCTCGGTCACGATCGACTGGTGGCCGACATGGCCGGATTCGCAATCGATCTCGATCTCACAGCCGCGAAGCCGCCCGCGTTGCACGATGGCGATGGCTACGTGTCGTTCGGCCCGGCCGGCGGCTCGTATTACTACTCGCGCACGCGGCTGGATGTCAGCGGAACACTCGTCGTCGATGGAGACCCGCGCTCGGTGACCGGTGAGGCATGGATGGATCATCAGTGGGGCAACTTCATCCAGGTCGGCGGTGGCGGGTGGGACTGGTTCTCGGTTCAGCTTGATACCGGTTGGGACATGACAATCTCGCTCGTGAGAGGCCTCGACGGATCGCTCTCGGCGGAGTACGGGACGATTGTCGATCCGGCTGGCGTCGCCCACCACCTCGCCGCCGAGGATATCGACGTCCGTGTAGTCGAAACATGGACGAGCCCGCGTTCGGGCGCGGTCTACCCGGCCGGCTGGCAAATCGACCTGCCAACTCACGATTGGTCGATTCTGCTGACACCCTCACTGGCCGATCAGGAGCTACAGACGCAGGCGACGACGGGGGTGACCTACTGGGAGGGCGAGGTTGTCGTGAAGGGCGTTGTTGCCGGTAAACCCGCTCTCGGTCTGGGTTATGTCGAGTTGACCGGGTACGCGCCGAATACTGTAACGGCAACCCCGGCCGTCATACCATGA
- a CDS encoding MMPL family transporter gives MFYRIGRWSYRHRRLVVLVWFVAFILAIPILPRMTDVLKVGGFSNPTIEAARARQLLEDEIPSFSPSTLVVIFQSDTLTAFEPQYSEAANRALAGVMRLPEVTGVTAFQQNPAQISRGGHTAYSLVQLSLSPEQSQRLMPAIREAIVESPEVTVTLAGAPAFYEDVERISEQDLRRAEVIAIPFALIALVIVFGSVVGAAVPLAVGALSVAAVIGLLWLIAHAVDMSIFVLNLTTMLGLGLAIDYSLFMTSRFREEAPHRPLVEAIAVTVGTAGRAVFFSGLTVLIGLAGLALFDFMFLRSVGVAGALVVAVAVLGALTLLPAVLGFVGPHIDRLRLFHRGDHRGGSFWAILAGWVMRHPWSVFIPVIIFLVTLGLPFANVELSSPDATILPLRVESRQGFEVLRREFGDGEISPIVVALRTRGEPTTPENLAALWDFTRHFAGDDRVTRIDSLVTLDPRLSLAQYDLLYNTGQTSDPFISAARAKLAGPDATVVLLYTRGLPTDTANKALLRDIRAWPIGGDTQMLVDGGTAEVVDVVHEMYSEFPRVAAVVVLSTYLVLLFLFRSVVLPLKAILMNALSIIASYGALVFIFQEGHFSNVLDFEPLGFVEASLPILMFCLLFGLSMDYEVFLLSRVREAYLETHDNTGSVAIGLQRSGRIITGAALIVVVVTLSFVSAEIVLVKALGLGIALAVLLDATIVRALLVPATMRLLGDANWWLPSWIARLLPKKEFDH, from the coding sequence ATGTTCTATAGAATCGGCCGATGGTCCTACCGGCATCGACGACTGGTTGTTCTGGTCTGGTTCGTAGCATTCATCCTTGCGATTCCGATCCTGCCCCGGATGACGGACGTTCTCAAGGTCGGCGGATTCTCGAACCCGACGATCGAAGCCGCTCGTGCCCGGCAACTTCTCGAAGATGAGATCCCGAGCTTCTCCCCTTCCACGCTCGTGGTGATCTTTCAATCCGACACACTGACTGCGTTCGAGCCGCAATATTCCGAGGCCGCGAATCGGGCACTGGCTGGCGTGATGCGGCTGCCCGAGGTGACTGGTGTAACGGCATTCCAGCAGAATCCGGCGCAGATCTCGCGAGGCGGGCACACGGCTTATTCACTGGTGCAGCTCTCGTTATCGCCCGAGCAGTCGCAGCGGCTGATGCCGGCGATTCGGGAAGCGATCGTGGAGTCTCCGGAAGTCACCGTGACACTGGCCGGCGCTCCGGCTTTCTACGAGGACGTTGAGCGAATCTCCGAGCAGGATCTGCGGCGGGCCGAAGTAATCGCGATTCCGTTCGCGCTCATCGCTCTCGTCATCGTCTTCGGCTCGGTCGTTGGCGCGGCGGTGCCGCTCGCCGTTGGCGCGCTCAGTGTCGCCGCCGTCATCGGGCTGCTCTGGCTGATCGCTCACGCAGTCGATATGTCGATCTTTGTCCTGAATCTGACGACGATGCTTGGCCTCGGCCTGGCAATCGACTACTCGCTCTTTATGACGAGCCGGTTCCGTGAGGAGGCGCCTCACCGACCGTTGGTCGAGGCAATTGCCGTAACGGTCGGCACTGCCGGCCGGGCGGTGTTCTTCTCGGGGCTGACGGTGCTGATCGGGCTGGCCGGGCTGGCGCTGTTCGATTTCATGTTCCTGCGCTCGGTTGGCGTGGCGGGAGCGCTTGTCGTCGCTGTCGCTGTCCTGGGAGCGCTGACGCTCTTGCCGGCCGTCCTCGGATTTGTCGGCCCCCATATCGATCGGCTGCGCCTGTTCCACCGGGGCGATCACCGCGGCGGCTCGTTCTGGGCCATCCTCGCCGGCTGGGTGATGCGCCATCCATGGAGCGTATTCATCCCGGTCATAATCTTTCTGGTGACACTCGGGTTGCCGTTCGCCAACGTCGAGCTGTCCTCGCCGGACGCCACGATTCTGCCGCTACGGGTCGAGTCGCGACAGGGGTTCGAGGTGCTACGACGCGAGTTCGGGGATGGCGAAATTTCGCCGATCGTCGTCGCTCTCCGCACACGCGGAGAGCCCACCACGCCGGAGAATCTGGCGGCGCTCTGGGATTTCACCCGCCACTTTGCCGGGGACGACCGGGTGACGCGAATCGATAGCCTGGTCACTCTCGATCCCCGCCTCAGCCTGGCGCAGTACGATCTTCTCTACAACACAGGGCAGACGAGCGATCCGTTCATCTCCGCCGCGCGAGCCAAGCTGGCCGGCCCAGATGCCACGGTCGTCCTTCTCTACACTCGCGGTCTGCCGACTGACACCGCGAACAAGGCGTTGCTCCGAGATATCCGCGCGTGGCCGATCGGCGGAGACACGCAGATGCTGGTCGATGGCGGCACTGCCGAAGTGGTCGATGTCGTGCATGAGATGTATTCCGAGTTCCCGCGGGTTGCGGCGGTGGTTGTGCTATCGACGTACCTCGTGCTGCTGTTCCTGTTCCGCTCGGTCGTCCTGCCGCTCAAGGCGATCCTGATGAACGCGCTGTCGATCATCGCGTCGTACGGCGCGCTCGTCTTCATCTTTCAGGAAGGGCATTTCTCGAACGTTCTCGACTTCGAGCCACTCGGTTTCGTCGAGGCATCGTTACCGATTCTGATGTTCTGCCTGCTCTTCGGGTTGTCGATGGACTATGAGGTCTTCCTGCTGTCTCGCGTTCGCGAGGCGTATCTGGAGACGCACGATAACACCGGCAGTGTCGCAATCGGGCTCCAGCGCAGCGGCCGGATCATCACTGGCGCGGCACTGATCGTGGTTGTTGTCACGCTTTCGTTCGTGTCAGCGGAGATCGTGCTGGTCAAGGCGCTCGGCCTCGGCATCGCGCTCGCTGTCCTGCTCGACGCGACCATCGTCCGCGCGCTGCTCGTGCCGGCGACGATGCGCTTGCTCGGTGACGCCAACTGGTGGTTGCCGAGCTGGATAGCACGGCTGCTGCCGAAAAAGGAGTTCGATCATTGA